In Planococcus sp. MB-3u-03, the DNA window TTGATAGTGGCTTAAAGAGACTTTTCCTTCCTCTTCAAAACAAAGCCCCTCTTCTTCCAATAGCAGTTGTTGGGTATAGCGCCCTTCCCCGTCCTTGATGGCGATTTCGCCTTTCGCATTGACGATTCTGTGCCAAGGGATATTGTGTTTTTCACTCATGCTGTGAAGAATCCGCGCGACTTGGCGGGCAGAACGCGGGCTCCCGGCAGCATGTGCCACTTGCCCGTATGACATTATTTTGCCTTGCGGTATGTTTTTCATGACGTCGATCGCTTTCTTCGTAAATGGCTGCATCCTTTTATAACTACCCCTTTTTAGCGTTTGGTGAATTCTTCATTATTTCTTCAAGCAACTCGCCAGCCTCGTAGCGCTG includes these proteins:
- a CDS encoding MGMT family protein, whose translation is MQPFTKKAIDVMKNIPQGKIMSYGQVAHAAGSPRSARQVARILHSMSEKHNIPWHRIVNAKGEIAIKDGEGRYTQQLLLEEEGLCFEEEGKVSLSHYQHFPDL